The Mytilus edulis chromosome 5, xbMytEdul2.2, whole genome shotgun sequence genomic interval ggtacaaatgctaaaggtatgaaaaatctagagataaTCCATTTCCTGCCAAATTTTCAAGAATCAGGGACACAAAGCTTAATTTTTATCTGCATTATTATTTCCCTTTATTAATATATAGATACTTGGAAAGTATGATGgtcttttaaaaagtttaatcttTTGAAACAGAACACCAAACATCCCAAAAAATCTTGTCTGACAAATCAAAAACTAAATGTCAAGCATAtagtttgaaattaaaatatttctatatcttTTTTATACACATTATACATCAAGTTTACACTTTCTAGCTTAATAATACAAGCATGTACAataataacacataaaaaaaaatccaccatttcattttcaaatttctcAAAAGCCAAATATAAATATCACTATGCTTAAAGATGTTCAAGGTTCCACAGTTATGTCCTAGTCTTGGTTCTTGGTTTTGACCGTGACCTTGTATTCTTAGCAGGTGTATTTTCATTCTGTTCTGCATGTGACTGGTTAACTTGGCTCACATTATGTTGCATGGCAGTTTTATCTGCGAGTTTAATATGATTTTTTCCCAGGGTATGTACGGATCGTAAATACTTTGGATATGGCATTGTGACAAGTCCACACTCTGCCAAGTTTCTGATACCGTCTATTACTGATGGTCCTTCAAACTTAACTCGACATCGGAAAGGCTGCATGTCATCTACTGGTATAGAAGGTATAGCACTGGTTCCTCTGAACTTCACAGCAACCTAAGAAGAAGAAATACAGCATGTTGTAATTACTCAATCTGATTTAAATTCCATTTGCTACTGATTATTGACCATTTGCTTAAATATCTGGTGAATCCCAAGACCTTTATTTTGGAAGGCTTTTTAAGGACGTTAGCTCCacttatatttgaatttttgtcagatatttggAGCCCTCTGGATTTATCCATGTAGTTCAACTAAAAGTCTTGCACACTAAGGCCTACTTTTCTTctcataattttataaaatatagtttttaaaagccatatttttaatttcttttaaatccttgctatttttaaactgtttttgaaagaaaaaaatgcaagtgttaaatgtataaaaagtcTTAAGAGAATCATTTCttgccaaattttcaatggcttatatttAATAAACAAGCACACAAACCCTTGTTTCAGTTCCTTTATTTTTATACTATCAGTTTAAAAAAGTCtttttaaaagcttgttattttaatttgaaacagtagcaaacatccttaattttGAATGAGACTAATTAAGATAATTCCTGTCAAATTAAACATGCCATTTCTCACATGAATCTCTCATTTCATACTCCAACAACTGTTGTTCTATAAACAAATAAGAATGAGAGGAGGTAATGTGTGCATGTGAATGATACAGCAACCCAACAGCACAATAATCAGAAAAGAAAATGCCAAGAAATCTCACAGTAGATATGTGAATGTTTCAGTACATAGTATATTGAATTTCTTAAGGCCAATGAAAGACAACTCCAGCAAATTGCTTAACTGTAAAACACTGACCTTAAATTCTAGTTTTTGAAGAAGTGGTTGTTCGTTTGGTCCAAAACATTCATCAAGTTCTTCTGTTCTTTGTCTTTTATGTCTTTCATCTTCACACTGTAAATTAGGTTCTCTCTCAAATTCTGAAACTAGAGAAAAGTTTATAGACTTAATTTCAGAACTAAAAGTATAGATGGTATTCAGGTGGTTTACAACTTTCTGTCACTtaagttgaaaataaaagaagaaattgTCTAACAACACGAATGACTCCACTCAAGGTttgcaatttgaaaaagttaaaaggggaataactctagaAACGACTGCCCGAATTAAAATGTCTGCAAATTTTGATTCTTAGCATGGTGTATAGGTTTCATAAACTTAAATAAGATTGTGCAAACAAAAATGAGATGGATGGACAGAAAGATTGACAGACAGTCAGGGGTATTTGTTGCATCCagcaggggcataaaaatacgTATATGTGTCAATCATTGTTGACCTACTTCAATTCTTCAAACATACCTTTCCTTTTCTGTGGTGGCTTTTGCAAAAGTGGTAGATTTTGTACCTGTTGTAATCTGTATCTACTGAAGTCACCCTAAAATATACAAATGTTAGatctttataaatttatattataggtttatatcagcaatgtctctGATTGGTTCTAATATCAGTGCTAATCATGACTGAATCATATGACATTCCCATCAGAGAAGTGTTCAATCATAACAgacttaaccctttcaccgattgctgcccagacagaagctactctgagacgatggcttccctggctactattgctcaggtgggagatcttcataataaatgtcaataaaaacttgtttgtagttatttgtgtatttatttcattcactaacaccatgttcacagttttattcatgttttgataattttttcctcataaaatattcaaattttcaaattttcagcattatctaggtgaaattctcaaaattctgctcttcgaccccaaatcgtaattttttaacccaaaacgacaaacttttgaaaaattttatgaggctgtacaaattcctcacactgaacgatgtccattccaagtgttttgtacgtAAAAccacattttatgtcaaaaaagtatactagtctgcttcaattcttccatatgctttcaaaaaaaatgttccctcatttcaaattctcgtgaattccgtaaatttcgtctgattttgacacggttttcaacaaacggaagcgccatgtttacactttcatctgggtattcatcaaagaaagataactcatgtttgcactgttttgagcgggaaacataaaagatgtattccgatcccggtaaaacgggattCATCGTCAgttgtctgaagcgtgaatcccggtaaaccgggactcatcggcgaaagggttaagcTTACATCAGTAATAGTcagataaatctttttttttcaaatatagttatagatgtatttctatttgtatccatcagatgatttaagcctttttcaactgatttttatagtttgtttttatgttgtactgttacacccttgtcccaggtaaggggagggttgtgatcccgcttacatgtttaatctcgccacattctgtatgtatgtacctgtcccaagtcaggtgaCTGTTATTCAGTGGTCGTTGTTTgatgatgtgttacatatttgttttcttttcttttttcttacataaattagaccattagttttcttgtttgaattgttttacatttgttatttcggggccttttatatctgactatgctgtatgggatttgctcaatgttgaaggccgtatggtgacctatagttattttttgtgtcatttggtctcttctggagagttgtctcattggcaatcataccacatcttcttttttaaatattatgtaataacattgagtatggaaatggggaatgtgtaaaagagacaacaacctaaaTCATAATTGACTTAAATTATCTGACTTTAAATATTGAATGCCATGTGCATGATGTGTAGTAGCATATCATTATCAAACAATAACTAACTGTTTTAACATACCTGACTTTTCCTATCTAGAGCCAGCTGTAGTAGTGATTCATAGTGGGTACCAGTAAGAAGACTGTTTGTCAACTTGTCACATCCCATTACATTTTGAATACTCTAAATACAAGAAAACACAGGTTAATATGTTCTCATCAGTCCTATTGGTTTCAATATGAGTTGCTATTTAAAGGTGtcatttatttctaataaaatttACTAGACCTTAATTATTAAATGAATACAAGATATGATTGaatctataataaataaaattacccTTATATAACTTGAAGCTTAAAAAACTTGAtagaataaaacatttatcaaagtaAAAGTCAAATTTGAATTCAATAAGAAAGTACTGAAAAGTTTGTGGCTTATTATCAGAGGAATGAATGTTGCTCATAAAAATTCTAAACATGGTAAAAAACACATATATGTGGTCTTAATCAAGCCATAACGATAAATATCATGCCTAAAATAAGTTAACACCAGTGAGGTATGCTTCTTTGAATCTTTTGAGGAATGGTCAATTAAAACTGTCATTGGACCCATGGAAGGCACATTAAAATCACAACTTTGGTCGTTTGTAACACATAACATAATCTACATGATCTATAAGAAAACCACTTCAAATAGCATCACATTTAagattatagcatcacattaccatgatgctaaaagACCCTGGGGAGAACACCGAGTTAAAATGTAGTGTTAGAAAGCAGTTATAGGCCAATGAGAAGAAAAACTCACAACAATTAGTCGACTTTAAAAGTCCCCATCAGTCCACATGAGTTGGGgataactttttaattattataattatctATGATACCCACATTCTTTTGTGTACCCACCTGTATCAAATaactttcaactgattttttatatctACTGAGGAGTATATATTGAGTTCGAGGATAATATATAATGTAGACTGTATCACTGCTACGGTACATGTTTCTAGGCCCACTCTGTATGTATACCCTCATCCATAACACACCATTTAACATTCTAACAGATACAACATTCTCCTGCAAAGAAAaggaataaaatataaaaatacacacATAAACAACTGCACCATGACGCATTATATGCACACATCACCTTTAACTGACTCTTAAAGTCCTGTTCCTGAGAATAATAAATTGTCCAAATCTTTTTTAAAAAGTCCAATCATTAAGACAATATAAATGTAGTCAAAACGGCAAGATAGCTTTAGTCCAATAATCTTTTTATAGTATAGGTCACTTCCAAAGACAGACAGATATACAAAACTATAATGAAAATTGCCAAAAGTATTTAAAACAACTGAATATTCAACTAACCAAAAATTTAATCAATTTTGTCACAACattgcttttttttcaaatttattattttctataaataatGCAAAATCAACGAAAACTTTCAATAGACATTTTTACAGGTTGATGATGGGTTCTGTAAAATCTACATTGATTATCAGTTACGTGTACAGGTTGGTTCAAAGCAGAGGTCATGAGAGACTTGTAACTTGGTAAATACAGCATCACACactctttttttttagttctatTAACTAACTCGAGTAAGGGctgttccaaaaataaatgtatggggGGAAGGAAGGCACTTTTTATTTGACCCCACCATCCATACATCTTGAAttggatatttcatttaaatgttaaatCAATCTTCCTTAAATAACCACCacccatcaaattttaataaaagtgccttcctcccccccccccacacacaatTAATTCTGGAAAAGCCCAAATACAATGTATCTAGATGGTACTTTTCTCTCATGGCATAGGGTCAACTGATTGTATTCTAATTTCTACCGATAAGCTTTACAACTATTAGTGAAAAATGTATTGGAGACTTTGAcacaaaaatattcatttctgtaGATATATTGTAAAACATTTGGAAACTCTGtctcaaatgaaaataaaatcctGGATTTTGGGGTAAAAAATATTGTTGTCCGCCCATACATTTTTTAGTGGTATAATCCTTATACAATACACACATACTCTCTCAAAAAATACAGTTATCTCACTCTTCAGTTTCTTCTTCAGTTTCAGTGGATTTGAAAGATTGCTGTCACTTATATAATgttctgaaaaagaaaaatgataaattatCTTTCTGTCATTTTCTGaatgttttacaaataaaaatttcaagcagAACATAATTCCTATCTATCCATtgtcaaagaaaagaaaacacaataattgagaaaattcaaaaacaataaaattgttttgttaaaattggtTCAAATATTTTCTGGTAAGCTGATCATgattattatttgaataatttgcAGTTTAAAGCCTAACTGATTATTATTCCAGtttcatttataaaaacaaacagcaatttcTACTGTAAGAAAATACATGACACATAAGGTATGCAAAATCACTCAAATATTTCAGGCAAATGACATAATCCActaaaaaatattagaaatatttcaataaacaGCAAGTTGCAAGATGTACGTTTAACTGTATTTTTTATAAGGGTTCTGTTTTTTCCCCAAAGTATTGAATGAGACTTCCCTTTctaaagacaaaacatagaaaccaATTTAATCTGAAACATAAAATCAAGCTTTGAATTAAAGAAATAGAATCTTAAaatgatcttttttttaaattttttttttagctcaatTATGGTTTCTAAAATCCTtgacttaaggtagcacaatacaaagattttttcactcccaatcagataactttaaactgatgtaattcatttcatccttcattatattttataaatgaggtaccaaaagaaagaagaaagattaatctttcaaattgtgataatttcattatgacataattattatatatatcaatcatttgtcaattgttatgtaattagttgctatattgtgatatccacacttgaatgaatttagcttctttgttcttcatagcatcccaaaatattttatagattcttgtacaacacagcttgacctccaaaactgtgtctcagatttccaaaaacatcaatagaacaaattttatacccaattggatttagtgatctcttatgaattgatgttgcaaacttcattgaagatttatgagagaatgaaatacaataggaaaaatctgagacacagtttggGAGGTCAAAcggtgttgtgcaagaatctataaaatattttgggatgctatgaataacaaagaagctaaattcattcaagtatggacatcacaatatagcaactgattacataacaattaatttatatgtaataatatgtcataatgaaattatcacaatttgaaagattaatcattcttctttcttttggtacctcatttataaaatttaaagaaggatgagtggaattacatcagtttaaagatgtctgattggggatgaaaaatctttgtattgtgctaccttaattatAAGCATATAATTTATGTTCAACAAATTTAAACTCAACAAtctaatatacatgatatattaccATCCTCTTTCTCCATTAAAAACACACTCCATTGTTTCTTTGTTGAATACTCTTGTGTACcttcaaaaaacataaaaatacaaaatatatatctaGAACTAATGAACTATATGAAATCAGAATCTTTACACAAAGTGTGACAGGTATCTTTCATATCCATGTACATGATGAATATTATAAATGTGTATTATATACCTAATTACTCATTTCTCtaattttgtgctattttcacatttcttgattgGAGTGAAAAAAATGCTTCTCGtcactagtgaaatatctgttcttgGCAAATGATTAgctgaaatttaattatgacatcaaattttcttggtttcttctgaatttttcTATTGTGGCAGGCATCACGCtttatatgataaaattttaatatcttGAGTGGCGAATTTTCTTTACacactttttctttaaaaacacaGTTATACATACACTACAGgggttttttatttaaaaaattgaaaaccagAAAAAATATAATGGAGCAGTTGATTATCATGCAATGAAAAAGCTTACTATATTTGTCAGTTTAATTAGTTTAGAAATTGTCATTTTTAATTGAACAGGAGAAATAATTTCCAAAGTAAACAAAATGCAATCCTGGGAATAAGTAATATCAGACCAGACAGAATGATTAACATTGTATATATTAGTGTTTTTGTATCACAGTAGCAGTCTCTTACCATGCTTACAGGTGAagttatgtatttatttttatgtaatacCTTGACCTTTACTTTTGAGGTGCTTAACAAGTAAACATCCTGAACCAGATCATACTGAACATTTTTCAGTGTTTTACTTTGTAGACTTAATTGTTAGCACTTTGCACTTGTTTTCTCATGGCATTGTTTGTTATACTTTGACATATGATTTTTTAGTATCCTTTTTGGTATCttctgtcctttttttttttaactctccttcatttaaattttgacatacagCTTACAAACATTTAAACTCTATTCCTTACACACCATTTGGTGGTGGCCACCAATAATATTGAAGTATCTTTTCAAA includes:
- the LOC139523169 gene encoding centromere protein N-B-like, whose product is MQKQLLGHVVSRTRTKDLKPILERWGWLEQEVEQIDLSKTKREITNSLIEVCNQKEGLTKDVCGELDLICTQEYSTKKQWSVFLMEKEDEHYISDSNLSNPLKLKKKLKSEITVFFERENVVSVRMLNGVLWMRVYIQSGPRNMYRSSDTVYIIYYPRTQYILLSRYKKSVESYLIQSIQNVMGCDKLTNSLLTGTHYESLLQLALDRKSQGDFSRYRLQQVQNLPLLQKPPQKRKVSEFEREPNLQCEDERHKRQRTEELDECFGPNEQPLLQKLEFKVAVKFRGTSAIPSIPVDDMQPFRCRVKFEGPSVIDGIRNLAECGLVTMPYPKYLRSVHTLGKNHIKLADKTAMQHNVSQVNQSHAEQNENTPAKNTRSRSKPRTKTRT